A section of the Spirosoma pollinicola genome encodes:
- a CDS encoding sensor histidine kinase, translating into MLPDLSLNRLTELLFQQSEDFIGIYDIDTKRFARVNQAGARMLGFASESEFLGNETWSKPLLLIPYAVDEPQDDLIQKVRQNGRYEEEAERWRQDGGRFWSRLVITALTHEGSHYFLVYLTNQGRLHQAEQELKQSVQRYEAVFTHATIGIIVANQRGQIVSVNHMVQQLFGYQSNELIGEPIEMLVPTSVGQYHERLRQSFADNPQVREMGHNRDLHARRKDGSVFPTEISLSYFQLDDEFYAVAYIIDISFKKEAERELLAHRDRIERLNTDLEQKVADRTHALMNTLEQLEQSKDELAKALVAERELGELKSRFVEMASHEFRTPLTTVLTSATLIEKYPEGDQQDKRQKHLQRIRSSVKHLNDILEEFLSVGKLEEGKVKAQPVSVDLEQLIQDVVAEIQGTLKVAQVVQLSINCPNRVWLDPSMLRKVMVNLLTNASKYSGEGMTIMVKAECVNNVAILSVADQGIGISAEDQEHLFERFFRAQNAINKPGTGLGLHIVARYVEIMGGTVDLQSELNKGTTVTLLLPYENHPLD; encoded by the coding sequence ATGCTTCCGGATCTCTCCTTGAATCGTCTAACAGAATTGCTTTTTCAACAGAGCGAGGATTTTATTGGTATTTACGACATTGATACCAAACGTTTTGCACGCGTTAATCAGGCTGGTGCCCGTATGCTGGGTTTTGCTTCGGAGTCTGAATTTCTGGGTAATGAAACCTGGTCGAAACCGCTATTACTTATCCCTTATGCTGTAGATGAACCACAGGACGATTTGATTCAAAAGGTGCGGCAAAACGGGCGCTATGAAGAGGAAGCCGAGCGGTGGCGGCAGGATGGTGGACGATTCTGGAGTCGACTCGTCATTACGGCGCTTACACACGAAGGGTCACATTACTTTCTAGTCTATCTTACAAATCAGGGGCGACTGCACCAGGCCGAGCAGGAACTGAAACAAAGCGTTCAACGCTACGAAGCGGTATTTACCCATGCTACCATTGGGATCATCGTTGCCAACCAGCGGGGCCAGATCGTGTCGGTTAATCATATGGTACAGCAACTGTTTGGCTATCAGAGCAATGAGCTCATTGGTGAACCTATTGAGATGCTGGTCCCTACAAGTGTTGGTCAGTATCATGAGCGTCTTCGGCAGTCGTTTGCGGATAATCCGCAGGTGCGTGAAATGGGCCATAATCGCGATTTGCACGCTCGCAGGAAGGATGGCTCCGTGTTTCCGACCGAAATCAGCCTGAGCTATTTTCAACTCGACGATGAGTTTTATGCTGTTGCCTACATTATCGATATTTCGTTCAAAAAAGAAGCCGAACGTGAATTGCTGGCACACCGCGACCGCATCGAACGGCTTAATACAGACTTGGAACAGAAAGTAGCCGACCGTACTCACGCGCTCATGAATACGCTGGAGCAACTGGAACAGTCGAAAGATGAATTAGCGAAAGCGCTGGTGGCAGAACGAGAACTGGGTGAATTGAAATCACGTTTTGTCGAAATGGCTTCGCATGAGTTTCGTACACCCCTGACAACCGTACTCACATCGGCAACCCTGATTGAAAAATATCCCGAGGGCGATCAACAGGACAAACGCCAGAAACACCTGCAACGTATACGGTCATCCGTAAAACACCTCAACGACATTCTGGAAGAGTTTTTGTCGGTCGGTAAACTTGAAGAAGGAAAGGTCAAAGCTCAACCGGTATCGGTCGATCTGGAGCAACTTATTCAGGATGTTGTTGCCGAGATTCAGGGGACGCTGAAAGTTGCACAGGTCGTTCAATTATCAATAAATTGCCCCAATCGGGTTTGGCTCGACCCGTCGATGTTGCGAAAAGTGATGGTCAATCTGTTAACGAATGCCAGCAAGTACTCCGGCGAAGGTATGACGATTATGGTGAAGGCCGAATGCGTCAATAACGTTGCCATATTATCTGTAGCCGACCAGGGAATCGGTATCTCGGCAGAGGACCAGGAACATTTGTTTGAACGGTTCTTTCGAGCCCAGAATGCGATCAATAAACCCGGTACCGGCCTGGGGCTGCACATTGTAGCCCGATACGTTGAGATAATGGGGGGGACAGTCGATCTCCAAAGTGAATTAAATAAAGGTACAACAGTGACTCTACTCCTGCCATATGAAAACCATCCTCTTGATTGA
- a CDS encoding response regulator: MKTILLIEDNDAIRENTAEILELTGYTVLTAENGKLGVEKALESKPDLVICDIMMPILDGYGVLHIFNKNPQLSGIPFIFLTAKSERTDFRKGMELGADDYLTKPFDESELLSAIEGRLNRFQNVAPQQLKPDYDLQQDGLNQFLDDARQVGNLESLSTDRKTHAIRKKQFVYSEGDEPTRLYFLKSGKVKTVRTNADGKELITGLYKAGDFFGYLPLLENAEYTDSAITLDDSDLVYIPKGDFRQLLQANPAVGQQFIKLLAGRVSEREKQLLGMAYSSLRRRVADTLLKLYDQQPDAIIQLSRDDLAAIIGTATESLIRTLSEFKHDGLVELVGAGIRVLQPAKLRRANW; the protein is encoded by the coding sequence ATGAAAACCATCCTCTTGATTGAAGATAACGATGCTATTCGTGAAAATACAGCCGAAATTCTGGAACTGACCGGCTACACAGTTTTAACCGCCGAAAATGGTAAGCTCGGTGTTGAAAAAGCCCTGGAAAGCAAGCCGGATCTGGTCATTTGCGACATTATGATGCCAATTCTGGATGGCTATGGCGTGCTGCATATTTTTAATAAAAATCCGCAGCTTTCGGGCATCCCATTTATCTTTCTGACCGCCAAAAGCGAACGGACAGACTTTCGGAAGGGCATGGAACTGGGGGCCGATGACTACCTCACCAAACCGTTCGATGAATCGGAACTGCTTAGCGCTATTGAAGGGCGGCTGAACCGGTTCCAGAACGTTGCACCCCAGCAACTTAAACCGGACTACGATTTACAACAGGATGGCCTTAACCAGTTTCTGGACGATGCCCGTCAGGTGGGTAACCTGGAAAGTTTGTCCACAGACCGGAAAACGCATGCCATCCGTAAAAAACAGTTTGTCTATTCCGAAGGCGACGAACCCACTCGATTGTATTTTTTGAAGTCGGGTAAAGTGAAAACGGTTCGGACCAATGCCGATGGTAAAGAACTGATTACGGGACTCTATAAAGCCGGTGATTTTTTTGGGTACCTTCCCCTCCTCGAAAATGCCGAGTACACCGACTCGGCCATTACACTCGACGATTCTGACCTTGTTTATATTCCCAAAGGCGACTTTCGGCAGCTCTTGCAGGCTAATCCTGCTGTTGGTCAGCAGTTTATAAAGTTACTGGCGGGGCGCGTGAGCGAGCGTGAAAAGCAGCTGTTGGGTATGGCCTACAGTTCGCTCCGGCGTCGGGTGGCCGATACGCTGCTTAAGCTGTACGATCAGCAACCCGATGCCATTATTCAACTCTCCCGCGACGATCTGGCGGCCATCATCGGCACCGCTACGGAGTCGTTGATTCGCACATTGAGCGAATTTAAACACGATGGGCTGGTTGAACTGGTTGGTGCCGGTATTCGGGTGTTGCAGCCTGCTAAACTACGTCGGGCCAACTGGTAG
- a CDS encoding class I SAM-dependent methyltransferase: MSNTVSAATLYDRTYFDYQREMGVFGGWANGPFFQPYIKPSDKVIDFGCGGGYLLKQLTCGEKMGIEINDQARLVATHNGIQTVSSAHDIADNWADVIISSHALEHTSRPLDEITLLKDKLRPGGLIVFIVPSEGASNAFNPKNPDHHLYTWSPMCLGNLFHQAGFSVVSAKALIHRWPPLYKFIAKFGRGVFDLSCRLYGFLRIPQYVQSRVVAQK, translated from the coding sequence ATGAGTAACACAGTATCAGCGGCTACGTTGTACGATCGAACATACTTCGACTATCAACGCGAAATGGGCGTGTTTGGCGGTTGGGCAAACGGTCCTTTTTTCCAGCCCTATATTAAACCGTCTGATAAGGTGATCGACTTTGGTTGCGGAGGAGGGTATCTGCTTAAACAGCTAACCTGTGGCGAAAAAATGGGCATCGAGATTAATGACCAGGCTCGTCTGGTGGCTACGCATAACGGTATACAAACAGTTAGCTCGGCCCATGATATTGCCGATAATTGGGCTGATGTAATTATTTCCAGTCATGCTCTGGAGCATACATCCCGTCCTTTAGATGAGATTACGTTACTCAAAGACAAGCTTCGGCCCGGCGGACTGATTGTGTTCATCGTTCCGTCTGAAGGAGCTTCAAATGCATTTAATCCAAAAAATCCAGACCACCACCTCTACACCTGGAGTCCCATGTGTTTGGGAAATTTATTTCACCAGGCTGGTTTCAGTGTAGTCTCAGCAAAAGCGTTGATTCACCGATGGCCTCCGCTTTATAAGTTCATTGCTAAATTCGGGCGGGGTGTATTCGACCTTAGTTGCCGACTGTATGGCTTTTTGCGGATACCACAGTATGTGCAAAGCAGAGTGGTCGCTCAAAAATAA
- a CDS encoding universal stress protein, which translates to MKTIIVPTDLSPDTDAALSVAVDIARLYQASIVLLHNVVYPNPVPVYSEAILITNDYMLAEYQEVEKEAEVALKRIAEDKKYSGVTIIPTLITNGMGLVHNVTERPADLIVMSSEGASGLEEFLLGSNAETIVRHAHCPVLVVKEPIAHFKPENIVCGIDVDNHLKALHHYPFQLGENGLHQFVYVMTPTDNRDTDGVREWVNDFAATKGITDFKFVIHPARNVPDGIIDYANEVNADLIVLFTHGYKGLRHLVSGSVAEDVLNHTSRPVLIMRVIE; encoded by the coding sequence ATGAAAACGATCATTGTTCCAACAGATTTAAGTCCTGATACTGATGCAGCCTTGTCTGTAGCGGTGGATATTGCCCGGCTCTATCAGGCATCTATCGTATTGCTGCATAACGTTGTTTATCCCAATCCTGTGCCTGTCTATTCAGAAGCCATCCTGATCACCAATGACTACATGCTGGCAGAATATCAGGAGGTAGAAAAAGAAGCAGAAGTTGCCCTGAAGCGAATAGCCGAGGATAAAAAATATAGTGGTGTTACCATCATTCCAACGCTGATCACCAACGGTATGGGGCTGGTTCACAATGTAACAGAACGCCCTGCCGATTTGATTGTTATGTCTTCTGAAGGTGCATCGGGCCTGGAAGAGTTTCTACTCGGATCGAACGCCGAGACCATTGTCAGGCATGCCCATTGCCCGGTTTTGGTAGTAAAAGAACCAATTGCTCACTTCAAACCTGAGAATATTGTTTGTGGCATAGATGTAGATAATCATCTGAAAGCGTTGCATCACTACCCATTCCAACTGGGCGAAAATGGCTTGCATCAGTTCGTTTACGTAATGACTCCTACCGATAATCGGGATACCGATGGTGTGCGCGAATGGGTTAATGACTTTGCCGCAACAAAGGGAATAACGGACTTTAAATTTGTGATACACCCAGCCAGAAATGTACCGGATGGCATTATCGACTACGCCAATGAGGTAAACGCTGACCTGATTGTCCTGTTCACGCACGGCTATAAAGGACTTCGCCATTTAGTATCGGGCAGCGTGGCCGAAGATGTGCTGAATCATACGTCACGCCCTGTGTTGATTATGCGGGTAATAGAATAA
- a CDS encoding pyridoxamine 5'-phosphate oxidase family protein — MLRDLSPEVTDYILSNQFFGRIGCAANGQVLVLPVTYLYDGQAIYGQTREGAKTQLLRQNPAVCFEVDELCSPTCWRSVVVQGLYEELDGDDRLYAEQRLGPGRIAPYEAALADDAGSEHRKPLVVYRIRILSKTGRSEMKGDTNCLVSSPNQFGQSPAI; from the coding sequence ATGCTACGTGACCTATCGCCGGAAGTGACAGATTATATACTGAGTAATCAGTTTTTTGGTCGCATAGGTTGTGCGGCCAACGGGCAGGTACTGGTGCTGCCGGTGACCTACCTGTACGATGGGCAAGCCATTTACGGGCAAACGCGGGAGGGTGCTAAAACCCAACTGCTGCGGCAAAACCCGGCGGTATGTTTTGAAGTGGATGAGCTGTGTAGTCCTACCTGTTGGCGTAGTGTTGTTGTGCAGGGACTATATGAGGAGTTGGACGGCGACGACCGACTCTATGCCGAACAGCGGCTGGGGCCGGGGCGAATCGCTCCTTATGAAGCAGCCTTAGCCGACGATGCCGGTTCGGAACATCGAAAACCGCTTGTGGTATACCGGATTCGTATTCTGAGTAAAACCGGGCGTTCAGAGATGAAAGGTGATACTAATTGTCTGGTTTCCAGTCCGAATCAATTTGGGCAATCTCCAGCGATCTAA
- a CDS encoding universal stress protein, with amino-acid sequence MYKILLLTDFSAASRHALSFAQTLFADTATDFSLTNAFPFEPEMSYGGAFWLEEEQQETRKSLHHLKETMTQQPISSLHTYRTSIILGEPVQAVERLLEQEHFDLIVLGTTGAGRSSLFGSVATGMIRQVTTNVLVVPASVSIGPIEQIVLATDYRSVNHAESLVMLKEVACRKAAMVTLLTIKNAEEPVVVPTEISRQSVFNALANVQTESFEMHDDDVLHGINTFLDTHTVDMLVMLPHHTGLFDVLRNKSVSRAVAYHPRVPLLTLYDAKNKVKGVSEPVNTYPVVSGL; translated from the coding sequence ATGTATAAAATTCTTTTATTGACCGATTTTTCGGCGGCCTCACGCCATGCGCTGTCGTTTGCTCAAACTCTTTTTGCCGATACTGCCACTGATTTCTCTTTAACGAATGCATTTCCTTTCGAGCCGGAAATGAGCTACGGCGGTGCTTTCTGGCTTGAAGAAGAGCAGCAGGAAACAAGAAAGAGCCTGCATCATTTAAAGGAAACGATGACGCAGCAACCAATATCCAGTTTGCATACTTATCGAACATCGATTATACTGGGTGAGCCTGTTCAGGCTGTAGAGCGCTTACTGGAGCAGGAACATTTCGATTTAATCGTGCTTGGAACCACCGGCGCAGGCCGGAGCTCTCTGTTTGGCAGCGTAGCAACAGGAATGATCCGGCAGGTAACGACCAACGTACTGGTCGTACCAGCATCGGTGTCTATTGGGCCTATCGAACAGATTGTATTGGCTACTGATTACCGGTCTGTCAACCATGCCGAGTCATTGGTCATGCTGAAAGAGGTCGCCTGCCGTAAGGCGGCAATGGTAACCCTGCTAACCATTAAGAATGCTGAAGAACCGGTGGTGGTACCTACAGAAATCAGCCGTCAGTCTGTTTTTAATGCGTTGGCGAACGTGCAAACGGAATCATTCGAGATGCATGACGACGATGTGCTGCACGGCATCAATACCTTCCTGGATACGCATACTGTAGACATGCTGGTGATGCTGCCGCACCATACGGGTCTTTTCGATGTGCTTCGGAACAAGAGTGTCAGCCGTGCTGTGGCTTATCATCCCCGTGTTCCGCTACTGACGCTGTATGACGCGAAAAACAAGGTCAAAGGCGTATCTGAGCCAGTAAACACTTATCCGGTTGTCTCTGGTTTGTAA
- a CDS encoding universal stress protein produces the protein MKTIVLATDFSANAKQAAHFAAQLTRDQKARLILVHAFHVWPDNPAKTGDFSLSVQATKESSEKALKHLTDELRKEVGADVSIEYIAREGHTMNAIRAITTEKNADLLIMSTVGTAPKSAQLMGSIATEMVEETDVPLLLIPPGVGYAGIKNIVLGVDLATPPNALALETALLFAKSFGSVINVLCISEHPENPELKERGEYIRRLLIPQPHTLSIVAGHEVYTTLLDFSVENKADLIMMLPQSRSWLWKLFAEGETQHVARLTDLPLLAIV, from the coding sequence ATGAAAACCATCGTTCTTGCTACCGATTTTTCTGCCAATGCCAAACAGGCCGCTCATTTTGCGGCTCAACTGACTCGCGATCAAAAAGCCAGATTAATTTTAGTTCATGCGTTCCATGTCTGGCCCGACAATCCGGCCAAAACCGGCGATTTTTCTCTTTCCGTACAAGCTACAAAAGAGAGTAGCGAAAAGGCCTTGAAGCACCTGACTGACGAACTTCGGAAAGAGGTTGGCGCTGATGTTTCCATTGAGTACATCGCACGGGAAGGCCATACAATGAATGCTATTCGGGCTATAACAACCGAAAAAAACGCCGATCTGCTCATTATGTCGACGGTGGGTACAGCACCTAAAAGTGCGCAGTTGATGGGTAGTATAGCTACCGAAATGGTCGAAGAAACCGATGTACCACTGTTGTTGATTCCACCGGGTGTTGGCTATGCCGGTATAAAAAATATCGTGCTGGGCGTTGACCTGGCTACGCCACCCAATGCCCTCGCTTTAGAAACGGCGTTACTGTTTGCCAAGTCCTTTGGTAGTGTGATTAACGTGCTGTGTATTAGCGAACATCCCGAAAACCCTGAATTGAAAGAACGGGGGGAGTATATACGGCGGTTATTGATTCCTCAGCCGCATACACTGAGCATTGTAGCTGGCCATGAGGTGTATACTACGTTGCTTGACTTCTCTGTTGAGAATAAAGCCGACTTGATCATGATGTTGCCTCAGTCGCGGAGCTGGCTCTGGAAATTATTTGCCGAAGGAGAAACCCAACATGTTGCCCGACTAACAGACCTCCCGCTGCTGGCTATTGTCTGA
- a CDS encoding DUF2271 domain-containing protein yields MNSPTYWLAGCAIMSPGLVAPSPAQAEGLYIAQADHVMGTSFDLKIVASSYPAAVRAETLVRAEIERLSQVLSSYQPDSEFNSWLATTNKAVAVSDDLFAVLAGFEKWGQQTGGAINAAAEGINQLWQKAAGSGSVPSETDRLQAVADARQQHWQLDIENHTADHQTTTPLRLNTFTKSYILDRAANAALALPEVSAVVLNSGGDLVVRGNWTETVAVANPRADAENSQAIARLAVQNRAVATSGDYRRGVQIGTDWYSHIVNPLTGFPANEVSSATVIHPDAVTAGALATAFNILSPVQSEQLAATIPDADYLIMTQTGQSITSPGWADLLAPSPSLTSNSSLSETARLLSVTPLKDKLWKADQELLINFELSQMEGRYHRPFVAVWVEDENHQPVRNLALWYNKPRWLPELRAFYALPRSNDVNVGSVTSATRSPGAYTLQWDGKDNAGQYVKQGKYTVCIEAAREHGTYQLMRQEMDFNGKTKQQTLNGNVEIASAALDYRQKSDAR; encoded by the coding sequence ATGAACTCACCAACTTATTGGCTGGCCGGTTGCGCTATTATGTCACCTGGCTTGGTGGCACCGTCGCCCGCTCAGGCCGAGGGGCTATACATTGCTCAGGCCGACCATGTAATGGGTACCTCCTTCGATCTGAAAATAGTAGCCAGTTCATATCCGGCCGCGGTACGGGCCGAAACCTTGGTGCGAGCTGAAATTGAACGGCTGTCGCAGGTGTTGAGCAGCTATCAACCCGATAGTGAGTTTAATAGCTGGCTGGCGACCACGAATAAAGCCGTTGCGGTATCGGATGATCTGTTTGCGGTGCTGGCCGGGTTTGAGAAATGGGGCCAGCAAACCGGAGGGGCTATCAATGCAGCCGCCGAAGGTATTAATCAGCTTTGGCAAAAAGCCGCTGGATCGGGCTCTGTTCCTTCAGAAACGGACCGGTTGCAGGCTGTAGCCGATGCCCGGCAACAACATTGGCAACTTGACATAGAAAACCATACAGCTGATCATCAGACAACGACCCCCTTACGCTTAAATACCTTCACCAAAAGTTATATTCTGGATCGGGCGGCCAATGCTGCACTGGCATTACCTGAGGTAAGTGCCGTTGTTCTCAACAGCGGGGGTGATCTGGTAGTGCGTGGTAACTGGACCGAAACTGTTGCGGTTGCTAACCCCCGCGCCGATGCAGAAAATAGTCAGGCTATTGCTCGTCTGGCTGTGCAAAATCGCGCTGTGGCCACCAGTGGCGATTACCGGCGGGGTGTACAAATTGGTACGGACTGGTATTCGCATATCGTCAATCCATTAACGGGTTTTCCGGCTAATGAAGTTAGCAGTGCCACGGTCATTCACCCCGATGCTGTAACGGCTGGGGCACTGGCAACGGCTTTCAACATACTGTCGCCCGTTCAAAGTGAGCAGTTGGCAGCTACAATACCGGATGCGGATTACCTGATTATGACTCAGACCGGCCAATCCATTACCAGCCCCGGCTGGGCAGACCTGCTGGCTCCTTCACCTTCGCTTACCAGCAACAGTTCCCTTAGTGAAACCGCCCGATTATTGTCCGTAACTCCGCTGAAAGATAAACTATGGAAGGCCGATCAGGAGTTGCTGATCAACTTTGAACTGAGCCAGATGGAAGGGCGGTATCACCGGCCATTTGTAGCCGTTTGGGTGGAAGATGAGAACCACCAGCCTGTTCGGAATCTGGCTCTCTGGTATAACAAACCACGCTGGTTACCTGAACTGAGAGCGTTTTACGCCCTGCCCAGGAGCAATGACGTTAATGTGGGGTCTGTCACCAGTGCAACCCGTTCGCCGGGAGCCTACACGCTTCAATGGGATGGTAAGGATAACGCCGGACAGTACGTAAAGCAGGGTAAATACACTGTCTGCATTGAAGCCGCCCGCGAACACGGAACGTACCAGCTCATGCGTCAGGAGATGGACTTTAATGGAAAAACCAAACAACAAACATTGAACGGTAATGTCGAAATCGCAAGCGCAGCCCTGGACTATCGCCAGAAATCCGATGCCCGCTGA
- a CDS encoding PepSY-associated TM helix domain-containing protein, with protein MSKSQAQPWTIARNPMPADPAQPLSTKKKAAAKPRLAAAARWLHIYLSMVSFAIILFFAVTGLTLNHVDWFDDQSSTTEFKGKVSPAFVNQTDTAKINKLAVVEFLRNTHGIKGAMDDFRIDERQCSISFRGPGYAADAFVDRSTGAYQLTETRMGLVAVMNDLHKGRDTGNSWSLVIDIAAIFMTLVSATGLVLILFLKKKRFSGLVWAGIGALVCYLIYYFWVA; from the coding sequence ATGTCGAAATCGCAAGCGCAGCCCTGGACTATCGCCAGAAATCCGATGCCCGCTGATCCTGCCCAGCCGCTATCCACTAAGAAAAAAGCAGCCGCCAAGCCCCGTTTGGCGGCTGCCGCTCGCTGGCTGCATATTTACCTGTCTATGGTAAGTTTTGCCATTATTCTATTTTTTGCTGTCACAGGCTTGACACTTAATCACGTTGACTGGTTTGATGACCAAAGCAGCACCACCGAATTTAAAGGAAAAGTGAGCCCGGCCTTTGTTAACCAAACCGATACCGCCAAGATTAATAAGCTGGCTGTTGTTGAGTTTCTTCGTAATACGCATGGTATCAAAGGCGCCATGGATGACTTTCGGATTGATGAACGCCAGTGCTCGATTTCGTTTCGGGGGCCGGGTTATGCTGCTGATGCCTTCGTTGACCGCTCGACCGGAGCCTACCAACTTACCGAAACGCGGATGGGCCTGGTGGCTGTCATGAACGATCTGCATAAAGGTCGCGATACGGGTAATAGCTGGTCGCTGGTGATTGACATTGCGGCTATTTTCATGACACTTGTGTCGGCAACGGGGCTGGTGCTGATTCTATTCCTTAAAAAGAAACGCTTTAGTGGACTGGTATGGGCTGGTATTGGGGCACTGGTTTGTTACCTGATCTATTATTTCTGGGTGGCCTGA
- the glgP gene encoding alpha-glucan family phosphorylase, whose translation MTSDSTSTPTLSLRRVAYFSMEFAFAQPLKTYSGGLGFLAGSHMRSAYALKQPVVAVGILWKYGYYDQVRKADQTMDCLFMEKQYSFLEPTNLKFQIQVNHAPVWVTAYFLPPTVFNTTPTYFLSTDLPENDYLAQTICHKLYDANPETRIASSILLGIGGAKLLEQLQIVPDVYHMNESHPLPLAFYLYHKLGRVEAVREHLVFTTHTPEEAGNPRTDIRLLDRMGFFDYVPLEEVRHITGVQDDLFNWALGALRLSGLANAVSKRHGDVSNQMWQGYPDICPIIYITNAQKRAFWGDPVLDAALVSNDDVRLAAHKKTRKQSLFYEVADQTGDLYNPNVFTMVWARRFAGYKRAELLLSDPERFDRLMTNPKYPVQLIWAGKPYPFDYASIGIFDRLVYTAKRYVNCSVMVGYEMHLSRLLKQGADLWLNTPRLTREASGTSGMTAAMNGAVNCSTNDGWVPEFGQNGVNSFVLSEADLNWPAHEQDAFDADNLFTLLETVILPMYYEQPDQWMRMIKSSMRDVVPYFDSDRMATDYYEKLYSLPQTVAAQTDSVSV comes from the coding sequence ATGACGTCTGACTCAACCAGCACACCAACCCTGTCACTGCGCCGGGTCGCTTACTTTTCGATGGAATTTGCTTTTGCCCAGCCCCTCAAAACGTATTCGGGCGGTCTGGGATTTCTCGCTGGTTCGCACATGCGAAGTGCTTACGCCTTGAAGCAGCCCGTTGTGGCCGTGGGTATTCTGTGGAAATACGGCTATTATGATCAGGTGCGGAAAGCCGATCAAACGATGGATTGTCTGTTCATGGAGAAACAGTACAGCTTTCTCGAACCCACCAATCTGAAATTTCAGATTCAGGTTAACCATGCTCCTGTTTGGGTAACGGCCTATTTCCTGCCACCGACGGTGTTCAATACAACTCCCACCTATTTTCTATCGACCGATCTACCCGAAAACGATTACCTGGCCCAAACCATCTGCCATAAACTCTACGATGCGAATCCCGAAACTCGGATTGCGTCGAGTATTTTATTGGGTATTGGGGGTGCCAAACTGCTGGAACAACTCCAGATTGTGCCCGACGTGTACCACATGAACGAGAGCCACCCTCTGCCGTTGGCATTTTATTTATACCACAAATTGGGGCGTGTAGAAGCCGTTCGAGAGCATCTGGTTTTTACAACGCATACGCCCGAAGAAGCTGGAAATCCCCGAACCGACATTCGACTGCTGGACCGGATGGGCTTTTTCGACTATGTACCGTTAGAGGAGGTCAGACACATTACGGGTGTTCAGGATGACCTTTTTAATTGGGCACTGGGTGCCTTGCGACTCTCGGGTCTGGCCAATGCGGTTTCAAAAAGACACGGAGACGTAAGTAATCAGATGTGGCAGGGGTATCCTGATATCTGTCCGATCATTTATATCACCAACGCCCAGAAACGGGCTTTCTGGGGCGACCCTGTTCTGGACGCAGCCCTGGTTAGTAATGACGATGTGCGTCTGGCGGCTCATAAGAAAACCAGGAAACAAAGTTTGTTTTATGAGGTGGCCGACCAGACCGGCGACCTCTACAATCCTAACGTATTCACGATGGTTTGGGCCCGTCGGTTTGCGGGCTATAAACGAGCAGAACTGCTTCTGTCAGACCCGGAACGATTCGACCGGCTGATGACCAACCCTAAATACCCGGTGCAATTGATCTGGGCAGGTAAACCGTACCCGTTCGATTATGCCAGTATCGGCATCTTCGACCGACTGGTTTATACTGCCAAACGCTATGTGAATTGCTCGGTGATGGTTGGTTATGAAATGCACCTTTCCAGACTACTGAAACAGGGTGCCGATCTCTGGCTAAATACGCCCCGGCTTACTCGTGAAGCCTCGGGCACCAGCGGCATGACAGCAGCCATGAATGGGGCTGTCAATTGCTCGACCAATGATGGTTGGGTCCCCGAATTTGGGCAGAATGGAGTCAACAGTTTTGTGTTGTCCGAAGCTGATCTGAACTGGCCAGCCCACGAACAGGATGCCTTCGACGCCGATAACCTGTTCACATTGCTGGAAACGGTCATTTTACCCATGTATTACGAGCAGCCGGACCAATGGATGCGCATGATCAAAAGCAGCATGCGCGATGTTGTACCCTATTTTGATTCGGACCGGATGGCAACAGACTATTATGAAAAGCTCTATTCGCTTCCGCAAACGGTAGCCGCACAGACTGATTCGGTATCGGTCTAA